One window from the genome of Macrobrachium nipponense isolate FS-2020 chromosome 49, ASM1510439v2, whole genome shotgun sequence encodes:
- the LOC135205333 gene encoding gastrula zinc finger protein XlCGF52.1-like yields MDAEELSSLLLLKEEKEDLEEGPTENVDDNSSFADPFLEVKAEPEFFDYGDFDVNCSSQSTIKCEKCSSPSCDDESRKEKTCIGGENRYFGRSKAAGKQFTCAECQRTFSKINRLKSHMRTHTGEKPYTCSVCQKGFSESSHLICHMRTHTGEKPYTCSVCQKSFSVSSTLKCHMRTHTGEKPYTCSVCKTRFSDSSAFRYHMRTHTGEKPYTCSVCQRSFSVPSNLIKHMRTHTGEKPFTCSACQSIFSQRSHLKRHMRTHTGEKPYTCSVCQKSFSESSTLKYHMRTHTGEKPYTCSVCQISYSDSRTLKCHMRTHTGEKPYTCSVCQKSCSYLSNLTRHMKTHA; encoded by the coding sequence ATGGATGCTGAAGAATTGTCATCATTGCTGTTactcaaagaagagaaggaggatctGGAGGAGGGTCCAACTGAAAACGTAGATGACAACTCTTCATTTGCAGACCCCTTcttagaagtcaaggcagaaccGGAATTTTTTGACTATGGTGATTTTGATGTGAACTGTTCTTCCCAATCTACTATTAAGTGTGAAAAGTGCAGCTCTCCAAGCTGTGATGATGAGAGCAGAAAGGAAAAGACCTGTATTGGAGGAGAAAATAGATATTTTGGTAGAAGCAAGGCAGCAGGGAAGCAATTTACTTGTGCTGAATGCCAAAGGACGTTTTCAAAAATTAACAGGCTGAAAtcccacatgagaactcatacaggagagaaaccatatacttgctctgtatgtcaaaaaggTTTTTCTGAATCAAGTCATCTCATatgtcacatgagaactcatacaggagagaaaccatatacttgctctgtatgtcaaaaaagtttttctgtttCAAGTACTCTCAAatgtcacatgagaactcatacgggagagaaaccatatacttgctctgtatgtaaAACACGTTTTTCTGATTCAAGTGCTTTCAGatatcacatgagaactcatacgggagagaaaccatatacttgctctgtatgccaaagaagtttttctgTTCCAAGTAATCTCAtaaaacacatgagaactcatacgggagagaaaccatttACTTGCTCTGCATGTCAAAGTATTTTTTCTCAACGAAGTCACCTCAAaagacacatgagaactcatactggagagaaaccatatacttgctctgtatgtcaaaaaagtttttctgaaTCAAGTACTCTCAAatatcacatgagaactcatacaggagagaaaccatatacttgctctgtatgtcaaataAGTTATTCTGATTCAAGAACTCTCAAatgtcacatgagaactcatacaggagagaaaccatatacttgctctgtatgtcaaaaaagttgtTCTTACTTGAGTAATCTCACAAGACACATGAAAACTCATGCATGA